The following nucleotide sequence is from Phycisphaerales bacterium.
GATCATTACGGGCGTCTCGTTCCGCGATGGCGACGGCATCGACACCGTCATTCGCATCGGCGCCGAACGACCGGTGCCCTCGGTCATCGTGGCTGAGCGTGGATCGCTCGACATGGTCGAGAAGGCGATGGCTGATCACGTCATGGCCTACTTGGTCATGCCCGTGGATCCGGCGGACCTCGAGGCCGCCATGGTGGTGGCCCAGGCCCGATTCGATCAATTCCAAGAAGTCGTCAGCGAGGTCGATTCCCTTCGGCAGGCGTTGGCCGATCGAAAGGTCATCGAGCGAGCTAAGGGCGCCATCATGGCCGACCGGAAAATCGAGGAAGACGCCGCTTTCGCCATGCTGCGCACGCGAGCGCAGAACGCGCGGATGAAGCTGATCGATGTCGCCAATGGCGTACTGGAGCACGGCCCCGGCTTCGTACCCGAGCGCACCGGATCCATCGGCGGGGCGCTCGGCCGACCGGATACCGATTCGGCGTGATGGGGAAGCGTTGCGCATGGATTCGCCGACACAAAGGGGCTGACGGGACGAGACGGCCTCAACGACTCGAATGCAGCCTCTGGCGGCGTCGGCAGAGGTGGTTCAAAGCGTTGACGGCCCAGCAGGCGAAATCAAGGCTCGTGATACCGGGAACCCAGATTGTGTCGGGTGTTTTCCCTATGTTCTACGCGGCGGTTGTGCCATCGTCCGCCCGAACGCCCCGCGCCTCGGCGTCTTCCTGACCCTCTTCGACCATCTCAGAGCCCTCGGCATGGTCTGATTGATCGGCCTCCGGTTCTGGGGGCTTGGCCTCGGCGGCCGGCTCCAGCGCGACTGTCGCGAGCACGCCAAAAT
It contains:
- a CDS encoding ANTAR domain-containing protein — protein: MSRKESEFNEAAVDGARTAIEGLNVIVAHDREDTLRQLISIVERRHTVLCHCESVTGMLETAAEQRPDMIITGVSFRDGDGIDTVIRIGAERPVPSVIVAERGSLDMVEKAMADHVMAYLVMPVDPADLEAAMVVAQARFDQFQEVVSEVDSLRQALADRKVIERAKGAIMADRKIEEDAAFAMLRTRAQNARMKLIDVANGVLEHGPGFVPERTGSIGGALGRPDTDSA